A region from the Deltaproteobacteria bacterium genome encodes:
- a CDS encoding LOG family protein — MPVEPASKTTAAQPANHRQRYVEAIAATAQQLLADGATIGDLKIATTTIKEMRDAFRMFAPYRGVRKVSTFGSARTQAGDPTFRLAEAFARQIADAGFMVITGAGGGIMEACQRGAGRQRSFGVNIRLPFEQEPNPSIRGDTKLMEFKYFFTRKLFFLKEAHAVVLFPGGFGTHDEGFETLTLLQTGKNQPLPLVLLDRPRGTYWKTWQRYVEEHILRRGMISRDDLALYLVTDNVAAAVDEITNFYRVYHSSRYVKDMLVIRLNRPLPESFVSQLNREFSDIVTSGAVAQRAAFPVERNQPEIWQLPRLALPFTRTRFGRLRQLIDRINQAPE, encoded by the coding sequence ATGCCAGTAGAGCCCGCAAGCAAGACCACAGCGGCGCAGCCGGCCAATCACCGGCAGCGCTACGTCGAGGCCATCGCCGCCACCGCGCAGCAATTGCTCGCCGACGGCGCCACCATCGGTGATCTCAAGATCGCCACCACGACTATCAAGGAGATGCGCGACGCCTTCCGCATGTTCGCGCCCTATCGCGGGGTGCGCAAGGTCAGCACCTTCGGTTCGGCCCGCACCCAGGCCGGCGATCCCACCTTCCGCTTGGCGGAGGCGTTCGCGCGCCAGATTGCCGACGCCGGCTTCATGGTGATCACCGGCGCCGGCGGCGGCATCATGGAGGCCTGCCAGCGCGGGGCCGGCCGCCAGCGCAGCTTCGGCGTCAACATTCGCCTGCCGTTCGAGCAGGAGCCCAATCCGTCGATCCGTGGCGACACCAAGCTGATGGAGTTCAAGTACTTCTTCACCCGCAAGCTGTTCTTCCTCAAGGAAGCCCACGCGGTGGTGCTGTTCCCGGGCGGCTTCGGCACCCACGATGAGGGTTTCGAAACCCTGACGCTGCTGCAAACGGGCAAGAACCAACCCCTGCCGCTGGTGTTGCTCGATCGCCCGCGGGGTACGTACTGGAAGACCTGGCAGCGCTACGTCGAAGAGCACATCCTGCGGCGCGGCATGATCTCACGGGATGACCTCGCGCTCTACCTGGTCACCGACAACGTCGCCGCGGCCGTCGACGAAATCACCAACTTCTATCGCGTGTACCACTCGTCACGCTATGTGAAGGACATGCTGGTAATCCGCCTGAACCGGCCCCTGCCCGAGTCCTTCGTGTCGCAGCTCAACAGGGAGTTTTCCGACATCGTTACCAGCGGGGCAGTCGCGCAGCGCGCCGCCTTTCCGGTCGAACGCAACCAGCCCGAAATCTGGCAGCTGCCGCGGCTGGCGCTGCCGTTTACCCGCACCCGCTTCGGTCGGCTGCGCCAGCTGATCGACCGGATCAACCAAGCGCCGGAGTAA
- a CDS encoding thioredoxin domain-containing protein codes for MTACKLTSVSSSGGAPIDPPPAAGDAATTQQEVRVAEHTNRLAHESSPYLRQHAHNPVDWYPWGAEALARARAENKPILLSVGYSACHWCHVMERESFEDETTAGLMNEHFVNIKVDREERPDVDHIYMNAVQLLTGRGGWPMTLFLTPDGKPFYGGTYFPPDDRHGLLCFRRLLLAVAKAYREQPEELQKTVGQLLAALQGLENMPPAGQAVDAGLVARAAAAFGQAYDQTNGGIGGAPKFPNEAVLELFLRTQRATGQARYLEMALHSLRRMAAGGIYDQLGGGFHRYAVDERWLVPHFEKMLYDNAQLVPLYLAAFQLTGDDFFAEIARQTLDYVTNEMRDPAGGFYSSQDADSEGEEGKFFVWDAAEVHALVGDADAELVCRHWGITADGNFEGRNILHVSLEVEPLAKLFGREVTAVRQILAHARERLLAARALRPKPGRDEKILTAWNGLMISAFAKAGEVLGDARYRRTATAAVAFVERVLQRGDRLLSTCKDGVARLNGHLDDYAGFVAALLDVFEATQESSYLERALPLTDSMIAHFWDQEGGGFFFTSDDHEALIVRSKPLFDGSLPSGNSVAARNLLRLYHYSERGDYLEKAEALLRTLAGAMNERPFAFANLLCAVDFYVQQPHEVVIVAPSGVAGAGELLAGVRRAYLPNRTLRVVDSTDHGQLPEPLRGKTVLAGKPTAYVCRNRTCSAPVTEWAALERLLHP; via the coding sequence ATGACGGCTTGCAAGCTGACAAGCGTGTCCAGCAGCGGCGGTGCCCCCATTGACCCACCGCCGGCCGCAGGTGATGCTGCCACTACACAACAGGAGGTCCGCGTGGCGGAGCACACTAATCGGCTGGCGCACGAGTCGAGCCCGTATCTGCGCCAACACGCCCATAACCCGGTGGACTGGTATCCGTGGGGCGCCGAGGCGCTGGCGCGCGCACGGGCCGAAAACAAACCGATCTTGCTCAGCGTCGGCTACTCCGCCTGCCACTGGTGCCACGTGATGGAGCGCGAGTCATTCGAGGACGAAACCACCGCCGGCTTGATGAACGAACACTTCGTCAACATCAAGGTGGACCGCGAGGAGCGCCCCGACGTGGACCACATCTACATGAACGCCGTCCAGCTGCTCACCGGCCGCGGTGGTTGGCCGATGACCTTGTTTCTCACCCCGGACGGCAAGCCCTTCTACGGCGGCACCTACTTCCCGCCCGACGATCGTCATGGCCTGCTGTGCTTTCGGCGGCTGCTGTTGGCGGTGGCCAAAGCGTATCGCGAGCAACCCGAGGAGTTGCAGAAGACCGTCGGCCAGCTGCTGGCGGCGTTACAGGGCTTGGAGAACATGCCGCCGGCGGGCCAAGCCGTGGACGCTGGCCTGGTCGCCCGTGCGGCGGCAGCCTTTGGACAGGCCTACGATCAGACCAACGGCGGCATCGGTGGTGCGCCGAAGTTCCCCAACGAGGCGGTGCTGGAGCTGTTCTTACGAACCCAGCGCGCCACCGGCCAAGCGCGCTACCTCGAAATGGCGCTGCACTCGTTGCGGCGGATGGCCGCCGGCGGCATCTACGATCAGCTCGGCGGCGGGTTCCATCGTTATGCCGTCGACGAGCGCTGGCTGGTGCCGCACTTCGAGAAGATGCTCTACGACAACGCGCAGCTGGTCCCGCTCTATCTCGCCGCCTTCCAGCTGACCGGCGATGACTTTTTCGCCGAGATTGCGCGCCAGACGCTTGATTACGTGACTAATGAAATGCGTGATCCGGCCGGCGGCTTCTACTCCAGCCAGGACGCTGACAGTGAGGGCGAAGAGGGCAAGTTCTTCGTGTGGGACGCCGCCGAGGTGCACGCTCTCGTGGGCGATGCCGACGCTGAGCTGGTGTGCCGCCATTGGGGCATTACCGCGGACGGCAACTTCGAGGGCCGTAACATTTTGCACGTCAGCCTCGAAGTCGAACCTCTGGCCAAACTCTTTGGCCGCGAGGTGACGGCGGTGCGCCAGATCCTGGCCCACGCCCGCGAGCGGCTGCTGGCCGCCCGCGCCCTGCGCCCCAAGCCCGGCCGCGATGAAAAGATCCTGACGGCCTGGAACGGGCTGATGATCAGCGCCTTCGCCAAAGCCGGCGAGGTGCTGGGTGATGCCCGCTATCGCCGGACCGCGACCGCTGCGGTCGCCTTTGTCGAGCGCGTGCTCCAGCGCGGTGACCGCCTGTTGAGCACCTGCAAGGACGGCGTCGCGCGACTCAACGGCCACCTCGACGACTACGCCGGCTTCGTCGCTGCACTGCTCGACGTGTTCGAGGCCACGCAGGAAAGCTCTTACCTCGAGCGCGCGCTGCCCTTGACCGACTCGATGATCGCGCACTTCTGGGATCAGGAGGGCGGCGGGTTCTTCTTCACCAGCGACGATCACGAGGCGCTGATAGTGCGCAGCAAGCCGCTCTTCGACGGCTCGCTGCCCTCGGGCAATTCCGTCGCCGCCCGCAACCTCTTGCGCCTGTACCATTACAGCGAGCGCGGCGACTATCTCGAAAAGGCCGAAGCGTTGCTGCGGACATTGGCGGGCGCGATGAACGAGCGGCCCTTCGCCTTCGCCAACCTGCTGTGCGCCGTGGATTTCTACGTCCAGCAGCCCCACGAAGTAGTCATCGTTGCGCCTTCGGGCGTAGCGGGGGCCGGCGAGCTGCTAGCGGGTGTCCGGCGGGCATACCTCCCCAATCGAACACTGCGCGTTGTTGACAGCACCGATCACGGCCAGCTGCCGGAGCCGTTGCGGGGGAAGACGGTGCTGGCCGGCAAGCCCACCGCCTACGTCTGCCGCAACCGGACCTGCTCCGCGCCGGTCACCGAGTGGGCCGCGCTGGAGCGCTTGCTGCATCCCTAG
- a CDS encoding acyl-CoA dehydrogenase family protein → MDLRLTEQHRKFRDEVRAWLGANVARPWRDELRDPKHSEDSLMELRRKWQRTLYQAGYLGMDWPTEWGGRGATEVEKSILEEELAEADAPLILNGLGIGLLGPALIHHGSEAQRRRFIPPMLAGDEIWCQGFSEPGAGSDLAALRTSATIDGDAFVLNGQKIWTTFGPWADWIFVLCRTDPKDRHGGISFVLCKLDTPGVTVRRLRQITGESEFGEVFFEDARVPRDNLVGKMGEGWKIAMTVLGYERGAMSLALAARYGRDVRLLAEACKESGRTDGAAREKLARILVENEVMRANGVRNLANLADGKKPGPESSIEKLFWSEFDKRFRETALDLLGAGGQLLRSCDEARADVDWSREYLWARAGTIYSGSSEIQRNILAKRVLNLPQA, encoded by the coding sequence ATGGACTTACGACTCACAGAACAGCACCGGAAGTTTCGCGACGAGGTGCGGGCTTGGCTCGGCGCCAATGTCGCCCGGCCCTGGCGCGACGAGCTGCGCGACCCCAAGCACAGCGAGGACAGTCTGATGGAGCTGCGGCGCAAATGGCAGCGCACGCTTTATCAGGCCGGTTATCTCGGCATGGACTGGCCGACTGAGTGGGGCGGCCGCGGCGCCACCGAGGTGGAGAAATCCATCCTCGAAGAGGAACTCGCCGAAGCCGATGCGCCACTGATCTTGAACGGGCTCGGCATCGGCCTGCTCGGCCCGGCGCTGATACACCACGGCAGCGAGGCCCAGCGGCGGCGCTTCATCCCGCCGATGCTGGCGGGTGACGAAATCTGGTGCCAGGGCTTCAGCGAGCCCGGGGCGGGCAGCGACCTGGCTGCGCTGCGCACCAGTGCCACGATCGATGGCGACGCCTTCGTGCTCAACGGCCAGAAGATCTGGACCACCTTCGGCCCCTGGGCCGACTGGATCTTCGTGCTCTGCCGCACCGATCCCAAGGACCGCCACGGCGGCATCTCGTTCGTGTTGTGCAAACTCGACACTCCCGGTGTGACCGTGCGCCGGCTGCGCCAGATTACCGGCGAGAGCGAGTTCGGCGAAGTATTCTTTGAAGACGCACGGGTGCCGCGCGACAACCTCGTCGGTAAGATGGGCGAGGGTTGGAAGATCGCCATGACCGTGTTGGGGTACGAGCGCGGTGCCATGTCGCTGGCGCTGGCGGCGCGGTACGGGCGCGACGTGCGGTTGCTGGCCGAGGCTTGCAAGGAGAGCGGTCGCACTGACGGCGCGGCGCGCGAGAAGCTGGCGCGCATCCTGGTCGAGAACGAGGTCATGCGCGCCAACGGCGTGCGTAACCTTGCCAACCTCGCCGACGGCAAGAAACCCGGACCCGAGTCGTCGATCGAGAAGCTCTTCTGGAGCGAGTTCGACAAGCGCTTCCGCGAAACCGCCCTCGATCTGCTCGGGGCCGGCGGCCAGCTGCTGCGCTCGTGCGACGAGGCGCGTGCCGACGTTGACTGGTCGCGCGAATACCTCTGGGCGCGCGCCGGCACGATCTACTCCGGCTCCTCCGAGATCCAACGTAACATCCTGGCCAAGCGCGTCCTCAACCTGCCGCAAGCATGA